The Pradoshia eiseniae DNA segment CTATTGATTATCCTGTCGTGCAGACCGATGATAACATCTATTATTTGAGTCATTCTATTTATAAAGAGGAATCATCAGCCGGGACCATTTTTATGGATTGTCGAAATGGCGCTTCTCCGTTAGACAAAAATACGGTTCTCTACGGCCATCATATGAAGAATGGAATGATGTTTCATGATTTGACTTCTTATAAAGAGGAAGCCTTTTATAAAAGACATCCCTACGTGGAATATAGCGGGGAAGATGGTGTTGGCAAGTGGGAAGTCTTCTCTGCTTATGTGACGAGTACGGCCGATAATTATATCGAGACAGACTTCGGCATAGAGGAAGATTTTGAGCAGTTTCTCGAGAGGATAGTCTCGAAGTCTCTCTATCATACGGGCTGTGAGCTGAAGGGGACGGATAAGATTTTGACTTTATCAACCTGCAGCTATGAATTTGATGATGCGAGAATGGTCGTGCATGCGAAATTGATGGAGTAGAAATGTTATTTATTTGTAGGGGTGGAAAAACGTTGTATAATAGAAGGAGTGAAGTTGCGCGGAGGGGAGAGCTATGATGAAAATATTAGCAGCCTTGCTAGCACCCGGCCTGTTGGTTGTATTTTTTTCAAGGGTTACATATAGCTATATTGTGGGATTGCTATTGACCGTAGCCTTGATTGCTGCCTCGGCCTATCGAGGGTTTACATCATCCTGGCCTCTAATTATTATAGATGCATTTTCACTTACCGTAGGTTTGTGGTATTCAAAACGGATGATCAAGCGAATTCGTGGAGCTAAAAGTGCGTGATTTTGGTAAGAGTCTTTCTTTTTGGAGGGCTCTTTTCTTGCATTATTGGGCATAAATGAAAAATGATAGAATACGTTGCTACTGAATGCGAATATTTGTTCGCTTTCTGGTGGTTTCTAGCTCGTCTGTTGTGGTAAACTATTCATACTAACTAATAGATCGTGGCGGACATAGCCTCGCCAAGGATGAAGGGGGCATATAAAGTGAAGAAAGAATTTGAGCTGGTTTCCAAGTATGCACCGGAGGGAGACCAGCCGGAAGCGATTAAGAAGCTGGTTAAAGGAATCAATGACGGGGTCAAGCATCAAACCCTTCTTGGTGCGACAGGAACCGGAAAGACATTCACGGTCTCCAATGTCATCAAAGAGGTTAAGAAGCCGACCTTGATTATTGCTCATAATAAAACACTCGCTGGTCAGCTTTACAGCGAGTTTAAGGAATTTTTCCCTAACAACGCTGTTGAGTATTTTGTCAGCTACTATGATTATTATCAGCCAGAGGCTTATGTTCCGCAGACGGATACATTCATTGAGAAGGATGCCAGCATCAATGATGAGATTGATAAATTGCGGCACTCGGCGACATCAGCTCTTTTTGAGCGTGATGATGTCATTATCATCGCCAGTGTTTCCTGCATTTATGGACTCGGTTCTCCTGAAGAGTACCGGGAGATGGTCGTATCCATTCGAAGCGGCATGGAGCTTGAGCGCAACCAGCTGCTCCGCAGGCTGGTCGATATTCAATATGAACGGAATGATATGAATTTCCACCGCGGAACATTTCGGGTACGCGGTGATGTAGTCGAGGTCTTTCCGGCTTCAAAGGATGAACATTGTATCCGCATTGAGTTTTTCGGTGATGAAATTGAACGAATCCGGGAAGTTGACGCCCTGACCGGGGAGATTCTAGGTGAGCGGGAGCATGTCGCCATCTTTCCGGCTTCCCACTTCGTAACCCGGGAAGAAAAGATGCGCATTGCTATTGAGAATATTGAGAAGGAGCTAGAGGAGCAGCTCGCCCATTTCAGGGAAGAGGGGAAGCTCTTGGAGGCTCAGCGGCTTGAACAGCGAACACGCTATGACCTTGAGATGATGCGCGAGATGGGCTTTTGTTCTGGAATTGAGAACTATTCACGGCATTTAACTCTCCGTCCAGCTGGCTCAACGCCGTATACCTTGCTCGATTATTTCCCGAAGGATTTCTTGATGATCATTGATGAGTCCCATGTGACGATGCCCCAGATTAGGGGAATGTTCAATGGGGACCGAGCCAGGAAGGAAGTGCTCGTGAATCATGGTTTCCGCCTGCCGTCTGCGATGGATAATCGTCCGCTTCATTTTAAGGAGTTTGAAGAGCATATTAACCAGATTGTGTATGTATCGGCCACTCCTGGACCATATGAAGAAGAGCACGCGCCAGGCGTGATTGAGCAGATTATCCGCCCGACAGGTCTCTTGGACCCGAACGTGGATGTGCGTCCGATTGAGGGGCAAATTGATGACTTGCTCGGTGAGATAAATGAGAGAATAGCGAAGAATGAACGGGTGCTTGTGACGACATTGACTAAGAAAATGTCTGAGGACTTGACCGATTATTTGAAAGAGCTTGGCGTGAAGGTTCAATATCTCCATTCAGAGATTAAGACGCTTGAGCGTATTGAGATTATCCGGGATTTACGCCTTGGTAAATATGACGTTCTCATCGGTATCAACCTCCTTAGGGAAGGTCTCGATATACCAGAAGTATCATTGGTGGCGATATTGGATGCCGATAAGGAAGGATTTTTGCGTTCAGAGCGTTCGCTCATCCAAACGATTGGGCGTGCGGCGCGTAATGAGAATGGGCACGTCATCATGTATGCCGATAAGATGACGAATTCCATGGAGATTGCCATTTCTGAGACGAAGAGGAGAAGGGCTATTCAGGAAGCCTATAATATTGAGCATGGCATTACACCGAAGACAATCCAAAAGGATATTCGTGATGTCATCCGGGCAACGCAGGCAGCTGAAGCAGGAGAGGAAGAGCGTGCGGCTAAGCAATATGAGAACTTGTCCAAGAAAGACCGTCAGCAGGTCATTGCCCGTATGGAGAAAGAGATGAAAGATGCTGCCCGTGCTCTTGATTTTGAGCGTGCGGCAGAACTGAGAGACTTGATTTTAGAGCTGAAAGCGGAAGGATGAACAAAGGATGGCTTTAGATAAGATAGTAGTGAAGGGAGCAAGAGAAAATAACCTGAAGGATATTGACGTCACGATTCCGCGTGATCAATTAGTCGTTCTGACAGGTCTCTCTGGCTCAGGGAAATCGTCGCTTGCCTTTGACACGATTTATGCAGAAGGGCAGCGGCGCTATGTGGAATCATTGTCCGCCTACGCGCGGCAATTCCTTGGTCAAATGGATAAGCCGGATGTCGATAGCATAGAAGGGCTGTCGCCTTCCATCTCCATTGATCAGAAAACGACGAGCCGCAACCCGCGGTCTACAGTGGCGACTGTTACGGAAATCTACGATTATATGCGCCTTTTGTATGCCCGCGTCGGCAAGCCGGTTTGTCCGAAGCATGGGATAGAGATTACCTCACAGACAATTGAACAGATGGTAGACCGAATTATGGAATATCCTGAGCGGACGAAGCTGCAGGTTCTTGCTCCTGCTGTGACAGGAAGAAAAGGGACCCATGCAAAGCTCCTTGAAGATATTAAGAAACAAGGGTATGTGAGGGTTCGGATCGATAATGAAATGTATGATTTGGATGATAATATTGAGCTTGATAAGAATAAGAGCCATTCCATTGAGGTTGTCATTGACAGGATTGTCGTGAAGGAAGGAATCGCAACAAGACTATCTGATTCCCTTGAATCAGCGCTTTCCATCGGTCATGGAAAAGTCATGATTGATGTCATCGGACAAGAGGAGCTTCTCTTCAGTGAGCACCATTCCTGCCCGTATTGCGGGTTCTCCATCGGGGAGCTTGAACCGCGTATTTTCTCCTTTAACAGTCCGTTTGGTGCCTGCCCGACATGTGATGGAATTGGATATAAGCTGAAGGTGGATAAGGATGCGGTCATTCCTGACACGGAATTGACCTTGCGGGAGCATGCGATTGCTCCATGGCAGCCGACGAGTTCACAATATTACCCGAAGCTGCTTGAGTGTATTGCTGACCATTATGGAATTGACATGGATGTACCGGTATCGCAGCTGCGAGAGGACCAAATGGATAAAATTCTGAATGGGTCTGACGGCGAGAAAATCTATTTCCGTTACGAGAATGATTTTGGCCAGGTACGCGAGAATTATGTGGAGTTTGAAGGGGTGCTCAACAATGTGGAGCGCCGCTATCGAGAAACTAATTCTGATTATATTCGGGATCAGATGGAGAAATACATGGCTGAGCAAAAGTGCCCGACATGTAAAGGTTACCG contains these protein-coding regions:
- the srtB gene encoding class B sortase, with protein sequence MRKSSGSGVRPFLFVVRAVLLIVFLFSGYLLSDYLIELYQLKNMQREMTDIYEESVWMNKENGKRELAFEQLRGINEDIVGWISIDGTSIDYPVVQTDDNIYYLSHSIYKEESSAGTIFMDCRNGASPLDKNTVLYGHHMKNGMMFHDLTSYKEEAFYKRHPYVEYSGEDGVGKWEVFSAYVTSTADNYIETDFGIEEDFEQFLERIVSKSLYHTGCELKGTDKILTLSTCSYEFDDARMVVHAKLME
- the uvrB gene encoding excinuclease ABC subunit UvrB, which codes for MKKEFELVSKYAPEGDQPEAIKKLVKGINDGVKHQTLLGATGTGKTFTVSNVIKEVKKPTLIIAHNKTLAGQLYSEFKEFFPNNAVEYFVSYYDYYQPEAYVPQTDTFIEKDASINDEIDKLRHSATSALFERDDVIIIASVSCIYGLGSPEEYREMVVSIRSGMELERNQLLRRLVDIQYERNDMNFHRGTFRVRGDVVEVFPASKDEHCIRIEFFGDEIERIREVDALTGEILGEREHVAIFPASHFVTREEKMRIAIENIEKELEEQLAHFREEGKLLEAQRLEQRTRYDLEMMREMGFCSGIENYSRHLTLRPAGSTPYTLLDYFPKDFLMIIDESHVTMPQIRGMFNGDRARKEVLVNHGFRLPSAMDNRPLHFKEFEEHINQIVYVSATPGPYEEEHAPGVIEQIIRPTGLLDPNVDVRPIEGQIDDLLGEINERIAKNERVLVTTLTKKMSEDLTDYLKELGVKVQYLHSEIKTLERIEIIRDLRLGKYDVLIGINLLREGLDIPEVSLVAILDADKEGFLRSERSLIQTIGRAARNENGHVIMYADKMTNSMEIAISETKRRRAIQEAYNIEHGITPKTIQKDIRDVIRATQAAEAGEEERAAKQYENLSKKDRQQVIARMEKEMKDAARALDFERAAELRDLILELKAEG
- a CDS encoding CsbA family protein, which produces MMKILAALLAPGLLVVFFSRVTYSYIVGLLLTVALIAASAYRGFTSSWPLIIIDAFSLTVGLWYSKRMIKRIRGAKSA